In Erpetoichthys calabaricus chromosome 4, fErpCal1.3, whole genome shotgun sequence, one genomic interval encodes:
- the atg101 gene encoding autophagy-related protein 101, producing MNCRSQVLEVSVEGRQVDEAMLALLHTILLHRSTGKFHYKKEGTYSIGTVGIQDIDCDFIDFTFVRLSSDELDRAIRKAVGEFKDALRSSGNDGAGQISLEFYQKKKSRWPFSDECIPWEVWSIKVNVVNLANEQERQICREKVGEKLGEKVINIVEVINRHEYLPKMPTQSEVDNVFDTSLKDVQPYLYKISFQITDSLGTSVSTTMRRLIKDTLAL from the exons ATGAACTGCCGCTCGCAAGTATTAGAGGTGTCGGTGGAAGGCAGGCAGGTGGACGAAGCTATGCTGGCTCTGCTACATACCATCCTGCTACATCGCAGCACTGGCAAGTTCCACTATAAGAAAGAGGGCACTTACTCCATCGGGACTGTCGGAATCCAGGACATAGACTGTGACTTCATCGATTTCACGTTTGTCAGGTTGTCATCGGACGAGCTGGATAGAGCGATCAGGAAGGCAGTTGGAGAATTTAAG gATGCTTTACGCAGTTCTGGGAATGATGGAGCAGGGCAGATCTCTTTGGAGTTTTACCAAAAGAAAAAGTCTCGTTGGCCTTTCTCTGATGAGTGCATCCCTTGGGAAGTGTGGAGTATCAAGGTCAATGTTGTCAACCTAGCTAATGAGCAAGAAAGACAGATCTGTCGAGAGAAAGTGGGTGAGAAACTTGGGGAAAAAGTGATTAATATTGTGGAGGTGATTAACCGACATGAATACTTGCCTAAGATGCCTACACAGTCTGAAGTGGACAATGTCTTTGACACAAGTTTAAAAGATGTGCAgccttatttatataaaattagttTCCAGATCACAGATTCTCTGGGTACATCTGTCAGCACCACCATGAGACGACTTATTAAGGACACTTTAGCATTGTAG